The Lathyrus oleraceus cultivar Zhongwan6 chromosome 5, CAAS_Psat_ZW6_1.0, whole genome shotgun sequence genome includes the window TTCAATTAAACATAGTTCATAGATTACCATATCGCCTTTAGCCTTGTCATTTAAATGACAACCATGAGACTTATTTTGTCTATAACATCAAGTCAAAATTGGTTTTTACACCAATTTGACATCAATATAACTCTCTTACATGATGATATATACGAAGAAGTTTAAATGAAAATGCCTTTTGGGCTAAAAATATTTAAGCATATGGAAGATAAGTTAAGTGTTATAACTTGTAATCGATATGTATTATGCTTCCGTTGTGGACATTATAATTGTTTACTTACTTTTGTTTTATTGTGATATGAGATTATCATCAAATAATTGGCAGTTTCTACTGGtgatttttctttttattatATTTTCAACATAGTTAGCATCACAAAATCTAACTAAATTGTAATCATTTATTTTCTTATAAAACAATGCAAGATTGGTAGTATTGTATTAACAACAATTAAATGAGATTCTTTAGGATGTGATTGAAGTTCGCCCAACGAAATATTGTAGTTACAAGACAGGGATTTAATGTGCATGTTCCCAATACGACATGCTCCCACTCAACAAAATTATCCTCTCCCTCGTAACAAGGGTCGGGCCAGAAAGAACATGACATAGGCCATTTTCGCTTCAACTAATATTAGCAAGGATTTTAGGGGCAACAATATAGGATCGGCGAGAGGCCCAAAAAGGAAGTCTCGGCTAAGGATATTCACATAGCAGACAAAGTCGAGCGTTTAATTTCAACTGCTAGTGCATCGTCATCTATTAGATCTGATAAAACGACTATTCGCATCTTACGTCAAGTCAAAAACGGCTTTACACATATATCATAAATAAGTCCAACTACGCCTTTTTACTATGATCTCATTCTCAAAGTTGAATTAGAAAAGCTCATTACCTTGTCATTATGTATTTCTTGTTTCATCTTGATACATAAATTATATTAATAGAGGAAGTTTAGAGCTAGGAAAGGAGAAAAAAGGGAGagaaaaaatcaatcaaaaaacACTTGGGACCTAAACCATCTCCTCCATAGCAAAAAAAAAAATATAGGTTGTAAGAAGATTTTCAAGCTTAAATTCCTAGCATAATTATACCATATAATGATACAAGGCACACCTTGTTGCCAAAGGATTCAATCAAATAGGATGCATAGATTACCATGACACCTTTAGCCTTGTCATTAAAATGACAACCAAAAACTTCTTTTGTCTATAGCATCAAGTCAAAATTGGTTTTTACATCAACTTGACCTCAATACAGTTTTTTTACATGGTGACCAAGACGAAGAAGCTTACATGAAAATACCTTTTGGGCTAAAAATATTTAAGCATATCCGAAGAAATCAAATGAACTAATATTCAAAATATGGACGTTGATATTATTACTTTTGTTTTCAAAACGTTGTTATTTTTCATCCGAAAACCATCCTAATTGGATATATTTTATAGCAATATATGTCATATTTTCGTCCGGTCAAACATCGTGACCATCGTCATAATGGTCGTGCCAAATTCTCTTGGGTTTGCTACTATTATGGTCGTTAAGGTTATGTATAACCTTATTGCTACAAATTGTATGGTAAACCATTTTATTACTGTCAGTCTCATCCTCAATGGAAGGTAAGAGATGATGTGTGTCATTAATAAGTTTTTCGATCTAAGGCTGAGACTTTAAGTCATATTGTTGATACATCTTTGAGGGTCTCATCTTTTGAAGATTGGTATTGCGACAACGAGTGCTTTAGACACATGAATGGAGAAAGGGGAGTCAAAGGCAAAATTGTAAGGGAAAGGGAAGTTAGACTCTCATGGCTCACGTGTATGAATCGTGTGCTTCTAGTTAAGGGACTCATTGTTAATCTCATTTGTATTAGTTAACTTTGTGATCAAGATCTATGTGTTAACTTCAATCGATCTAAATGCATAGACATTGAAAAAAATCATGGTCAATTAATAAAGGGATTCAGATCAACAGACAATTGTTATATATGGATTCCTCACGAAAAGAATCAACCTATATTGTGTATGATCTCCAAGACTGGTGAAACTAAGCTATGGTTGGCCACTTAAATCTCATAAGTATGAGAAAGATCGTCCATGAAAGGCTATTATTGGTCTTCTTGATCACAAGTATGAAGAGGGCAAAATTTATGTTGAATGTAGGAAATCATACCAAGATGCCAcacaagaaggttcaacatcCTAACATAACTCGAGTACTTGAACTGCTTCATATGAATTTCATGGGCTTGTGCAAGTTAAAAGCCTATGAGATAGGAAGTATGTCTTTGTTTGCATTGATGATTTCTCAAGGTACATGTGGATTGAATTCATTCCTGAAAAGTCTGATACTTTCACTATCTTTGAAAGTTTGTGTCGACATTTGTGTCGTGAGAATGGAAAGGAAATTGGTAAGATTATTAGTATTCGCAATGATTATGGAAGAGAATTTGAGAACTCAAATTTCTCAAATTTGTGCACTTTTGAAAGTATGGTTCATGAGTTTTCGGCTCAAtcacacctcaacaaaatggagtttTCGAGCATAACAAACGTATTTTACAAGAGATTGCTATAGTATGCTTCATGCCAAGAATCTTCCGTGCCATTTTTCAATTAAGGCAATGAATATTGTTTGTCACGTCCACAACTAGAACAATTATTTGTCATTTattttgcttatttgttatttATTGGTGCGCCTTCTTATTGTCATGGCATTATTTCAACATCATGTTACTGGTCTCACTTACATCTCACTTCAAGTTAAATGAAAGTGATTTTAACCGTGTATCATATCTAAGTCCAACGACGTGCATTTTAGGTATGATCTCATGCTCATTCTCGAAGTACACAATATTTTAACATAACGATGCATATGTAAGACTTGATGATGCATTGTTAAGATTGAAGTAGCGGCCATACGAAGATGCTAGAACGAGATTGATGTCATATTCGACATGTATTACTAAGATGATTTCTGAGAGAATGATAAAGGAGTGGAGGCTATGAAGATGAAGTATAAGGGAGAAGACAACTTCGACTTTACATCTTAATATGTTAACTGAACTCATTAGCTACATCTCCAACATCTGTTTAACGGAACTCATTCAAGCTGGAATATGACCGGCACGAAAGGGAGAATATGACACAAGCCCTCGCATTGTTACGCATGGATAAAGTTTGGGGGGAAACTGTTTTATGGCGGCTAGATGGGCCAACAGATGCTTGCTATGTTGGGGTATTACTCTGGGGATGAGCATAGGAGATTCATGTTCAATATACATCAAACGGCTCCCCGTATCCTACATCTAAAAGTACAAGTCATTTTAACGGAATGATCAAGTTGTTTTATAAGGCTTCAACCAGAGCAAGCAGATGTCATATTTGATGATGCCATATTAAGATGAAAGCAAAATAAAGATGACAATAGGTAGAAGGAGGATGATGTCATATTCAAGGATGTATTGTTAAGATGATTTCACATATAATTATAAAGCACCAAAGTAGAATGGAGAAGACAGCTCTAAGTTTAGATCTTAATATATTTACATAAACCATTAGCTACATTCCAAACATCAGCTAGGCAAAGGAGCAAAATATGGGTCTTGATTTTATTATTTCATCAAATGGTTAGCTAGCATAATATAGGTCATGAATTTGTAAATTTAGTGATCTCATGTTAAGTTAGACATAAGCCGTTTCAACAGATTAGATGATGCCTTGTAAAGATCTTGCAACAACCAAATGATATGGCAATAACTAGAATGTTGATGATGCCATCATAATGGAGGAAGTATCGTAGTAAAGCATTGGAGGTTAAGAAGGTGAAGTAAAAGGGAGAAGACAAGTTGTAATACAAGTAGATCTTAATATGTTTACAGAATCCATTAAAATACATTATGGGCATCCAGTAGGCAAGTTCACCAAATGCTTTGCGGGCCAACTTACTTGTAGTATCAATGGGTTGTTATTTTTCAATCCCTAAAACGACCTAACTGTATATATGTGATGATATTAGAAATGAAGAATCTATAAAATTAATCTGAAATTAACATCCACTAAATCATAAATAAGCAAATCGGCAATTGAATCCGAATGGTGCATGTGAAATATCTAACCTTCAAAAAAGTGGATGGAATAATAAATTAGAAAGGAGTGTGGATCATAAACAAACACCAGCAAAGCATTGTGTATTAAAAATAAAAGGATTTCATTAACTAATGACATTGGAATTACATTGATTGCTTGTTATATATTAAAAAGAGAGAGACGCCTAAAAACTAAGATTAAGAGATATCAACACAGAAGGGAGAAGCAAAATCTAAGCTTTCTTGGGAGTTTTCTTGGCCTTTGATGGAGATTTAGGTTCCTTTGCAGAAGAAGAAGCACTTTCAGTCCTCTTAGGCAAAAGAACAGGGTTGATGTTAGGAAGAACACCACCATGAGCAATGGTAACACCAGCAAGTAATTTTCCAAGTTCTTCATCGTTCCTCACAGCCAGCAGCAAATGTCTTGGACTAATTCTATTCTTCTTGTTGTCACGTGCTGCGTTTCCAGCCAACTCAAGAACCTTCACATATTATATAAATACAATTCATCAGAATTACTAACTAACTAATAGCAATCAAAATATAAACAGAAAAACGAAAGTAATTTACCTCAGCAGCAAGATATTCAAGAACAGCGGCCAAGTAAACAGGAGCACCGGTACCAACACGCTGAGCATATCTTCCTTTCTTCAAAAAACGACCGATTCTACTGACGGGAAATTGAAGTCCGGCTCTAACAGATCTTGTCACCGATTTCTTCCTTGGTCCTCCTCCTTTCCTTCCACCGGCTCCTTTCTTCACCTTTGTGCTTGCGTCCATTTTCTGATTCCAATTAAATCACTGTGTTCTAAGAATTTGAGAGAGAATTCTGAGAATTGGAGATAATGAATGAGATATATTTCCGATAGGCGTTAGCAAGGTTTTATACTTTCGCGGTCATTTTCAACCTATTGCTTTAGAAACAAATCCACCGTTGGATTTCAACTTATCTGTGGCTCACTATGACTTACCTGCCGATCCGCGTCTCTTAAAACTGACCAATGGAAAGCAAGTTAGGTGGTCtttactttttcttttttctattttgaGTTTTGGCTTTATGTAATTTTGTATTATTTTCCCCATGAACCAAACAACATCCAAACTCACGTTATATTTACCATCTCATTTTTAATGTCATTAAtagtatttttttttataaacaaaatttattttatatatgTTATACTTATTTATaaaaatttaattgaaatatacTGACAGTGTAAAAGACTTTTACATAATCAGTTAATTATAACCATTGGATATTAGAAcaagtttgatttttatttttaaaatctatAAATTAATgcaaacggatgatggtgatgaatcgatgctgtaaaaaattttacactgacagtgcatatTAATTAATCC containing:
- the LOC127086642 gene encoding histone H2A.2-like, which encodes MDASTKVKKGAGGRKGGGPRKKSVTRSVRAGLQFPVSRIGRFLKKGRYAQRVGTGAPVYLAAVLEYLAAEVLELAGNAARDNKKNRISPRHLLLAVRNDEELGKLLAGVTIAHGGVLPNINPVLLPKRTESASSSAKEPKSPSKAKKTPKKA